A DNA window from Porphyromonas gingivalis ATCC 33277 contains the following coding sequences:
- the spt gene encoding serine palmitoyltransferase, protein MGKLLQDKLAQYTEPQKAQAAGIYPYFRKIESDQDTEVVIDGRKVLMFGSNAYLGLTNHPKVKEAAIEATKKYGTGCAGSRFLNGTLDIHLELEKRLAEFVGKEDAISFSTGFQVNLGVVSCITGREDYIIWDELDHASIIEGIRLSFSTKLKYKHNDMGSLEKRLQQCDPDKIKLIVVDGVFSMEGDVCNLPEIVRLAKRYNANVMVDEAHGIGVMGDHGRGVCNHFGLTDEVDLIMGTFSKSFASLGGFIAGDKSVINYLRHHARSYIFSASCTPASTAAAAAALDIMLSEPERLARLWELTHYSLNAFRSLGFEIGHTSTPIIPLFIRNNEKTFQITRDAFEEGVFVNPVVSPAVAPSDTLIRFSLMATHTKEQLDFAIEKLHKVFKQNGVL, encoded by the coding sequence ATGGGAAAATTGTTACAGGATAAATTGGCTCAGTATACCGAGCCGCAAAAGGCACAAGCCGCAGGTATTTACCCTTATTTCAGAAAAATCGAAAGTGATCAGGACACCGAGGTCGTTATCGATGGTCGGAAAGTCCTCATGTTCGGCTCCAATGCATATCTGGGACTGACGAACCACCCGAAAGTCAAGGAGGCAGCTATCGAAGCGACAAAGAAGTACGGTACGGGCTGTGCCGGCTCCCGGTTCCTCAACGGCACACTCGATATTCACCTCGAACTGGAAAAACGGCTGGCCGAGTTCGTCGGCAAGGAAGATGCCATCAGCTTCTCTACCGGCTTCCAAGTGAATCTGGGCGTTGTCTCCTGCATCACCGGCCGCGAGGATTATATCATCTGGGACGAGTTGGATCATGCTTCGATCATCGAGGGTATTCGCCTTTCATTCAGCACGAAGTTAAAGTACAAGCATAATGATATGGGTTCTCTGGAGAAGCGGCTCCAGCAGTGCGACCCGGACAAGATCAAACTGATTGTGGTCGATGGTGTCTTCAGTATGGAGGGTGATGTCTGCAATCTGCCCGAAATCGTTCGCCTCGCCAAGCGATACAACGCCAATGTGATGGTGGACGAAGCTCACGGTATCGGCGTGATGGGCGACCACGGACGCGGCGTCTGCAATCACTTCGGTCTGACCGACGAAGTGGACTTGATCATGGGTACTTTCAGCAAATCTTTCGCTTCGCTCGGAGGGTTTATTGCAGGAGACAAGAGCGTTATCAACTACCTGCGCCACCACGCCCGATCCTATATTTTCAGTGCCAGCTGTACGCCGGCCTCTACGGCAGCGGCAGCAGCTGCTCTGGACATTATGCTTAGCGAACCGGAGCGTTTAGCCCGATTGTGGGAGCTGACGCACTACTCATTGAACGCATTCCGCAGTCTTGGATTCGAAATAGGTCATACATCGACACCTATTATCCCGCTTTTTATCCGCAACAACGAGAAGACATTCCAAATAACCCGAGACGCTTTCGAAGAAGGGGTATTCGTCAATCCGGTGGTCTCTCCGGCGGTAGCTCCGTCCGACACCCTTATTCGCTTTTCACTCATGGCTACGCATACGAAGGAGCAACTCGACTTTGCCATCGAAAAGCTGCATAAGGTATTCAAGCAGAACGGTGTCCTGTAA
- the udk gene encoding uridine kinase, which produces MNTTIIGVAGGSASGKSTLVKKLCEAFVEEDVLVLCHDYYYKANDHLSLEERKKLNYDHPNAFDTDMFVRDILSLKAGKTIERPVYSFVEHNRLQEKVTVRPAKVIVLDGILIFENKELRDLMNVKVFVDTDADIRLARRLVRDVQERGRNMDSVLAQYFSTVRPMHEDFVEPSKRYADLIIPEGGFNSVALSLLVEKIRSVIRKEE; this is translated from the coding sequence ATGAATACAACGATAATAGGAGTAGCAGGCGGAAGTGCTTCCGGCAAGAGTACATTGGTGAAAAAGCTCTGTGAGGCTTTCGTCGAAGAAGATGTGCTTGTACTCTGTCACGATTACTATTACAAGGCCAATGACCACCTCTCCCTTGAGGAAAGAAAGAAGCTGAACTACGACCATCCCAATGCTTTCGACACGGATATGTTCGTCAGAGATATTCTCTCTCTGAAGGCAGGCAAAACGATAGAGCGTCCGGTCTATTCTTTCGTAGAGCACAATCGTTTGCAAGAAAAAGTAACCGTTCGTCCTGCCAAAGTAATCGTACTGGATGGAATCCTGATATTCGAAAACAAAGAGCTGCGGGATCTGATGAATGTGAAAGTATTCGTCGATACCGATGCGGATATTCGATTGGCGCGCCGCCTTGTGCGCGATGTCCAGGAACGGGGACGCAATATGGATTCGGTATTGGCACAGTACTTCAGTACGGTTCGGCCTATGCACGAGGATTTTGTGGAACCATCCAAGCGGTACGCTGATCTGATCATTCCGGAAGGTGGATTCAATTCGGTGGCGCTCTCACTCCTTGTCGAAAAAATCCGATCGGTGATTCGTAAGGAAGAATAA